The proteins below come from a single Burkholderia humptydooensis genomic window:
- a CDS encoding carbohydrate ABC transporter permease — protein MFPMPVQQWKPVSRNLYRLSLPVALVVWLLPMIAVFITSVRSTEELQEGRYWGWPKRFSMIENYRDALTGSPMLHYFWNSVQITVPSVLGSIALAAMAGHALATYRFRGNTALFGTFVAGNFVPVQVLMIPVRDLSLRLGVFNTVEALILFHVAFQTGFCTLFLRNFIKQLPFELIEAARVEGAGEWTVFRRIVLPLIRPALAALAILVFTFVWNDYFWALCLTQGDEAAPITAGVAALKGQWTTSWNLVSAGSILAALPSVAMFFAMQRNFVAGITFGATKG, from the coding sequence ATGTTTCCGATGCCGGTCCAGCAATGGAAGCCCGTCTCGCGCAATCTGTACAGGCTGTCGCTGCCCGTCGCGCTCGTCGTCTGGCTGCTGCCGATGATCGCGGTGTTCATCACGTCGGTCCGCTCGACCGAGGAGCTCCAGGAAGGCCGCTACTGGGGCTGGCCGAAGCGCTTCTCGATGATCGAGAACTACCGCGACGCGCTGACGGGCTCGCCGATGCTCCATTACTTCTGGAACAGCGTGCAGATCACGGTGCCTTCGGTGCTCGGCTCGATCGCGCTCGCGGCAATGGCGGGCCACGCGCTCGCGACCTATCGCTTTCGCGGCAACACCGCGCTGTTCGGCACGTTCGTCGCGGGCAACTTCGTGCCGGTGCAGGTGCTGATGATCCCCGTGCGCGATCTGTCGCTGCGGCTCGGCGTGTTCAACACGGTCGAGGCGCTGATCCTGTTCCATGTCGCATTCCAGACGGGCTTCTGCACGCTGTTCCTGCGCAACTTCATCAAGCAGTTGCCGTTCGAGCTGATCGAGGCCGCGCGCGTCGAGGGCGCGGGCGAATGGACCGTGTTTCGCCGCATCGTGCTGCCGCTCATCCGGCCCGCGCTCGCCGCGCTCGCGATCCTCGTCTTCACGTTCGTCTGGAACGACTATTTCTGGGCGCTGTGCCTCACGCAGGGCGACGAGGCGGCGCCGATCACGGCGGGCGTCGCGGCGCTGAAGGGGCAATGGACGACGTCGTGGAATCTCGTGTCGGCGGGCTCGATCCTCGCCGCGCTGCCGTCGGTCGCGATGTTCTTCGCGATGCAGAGGAATTTCGTCGCGGGAATCACGTTCGGCGCGACGAAGGGGTGA